One region of Gouania willdenowi chromosome 13, fGouWil2.1, whole genome shotgun sequence genomic DNA includes:
- the LOC114473991 gene encoding zinc finger protein 184-like has product MMTDSSAEEHSADVPDGVSSKHGLQLQDHLHIKKEEEELWESLEEKQETDITAVTVKTEDEEEEAQCSLLHWRQSEENIKGEPATCSAKLMKVEPNGDISEGPEAANTCTQPDSDGEKTDCSDTEDSEDWREPLSQSEAQSEHMDMSCESFQTSEVRTENNTKATSHNREKPFDCDVCGKRFISRSDLKVHTRIHTGEKPFGCDVCQRQFSRKSHLKMHMLTHTKEKPYVCNVCNKGFIQKFNLNRHMGIHTRARVTKRRTPVRVQTHRGSHVEPNGDVSEGPEAANTCTQPDSDGEETEDSEDWREPLSQSEAQSEHMDMSCESFQTSESSPSTRGRCVSWIERIDLSLKHGSVASMRRALRHPSATESMILFLAAAGKQHSHPLIATHHSRDHTHTAFWCPSRLRLLVHS; this is encoded by the exons aTGATGACAGACTCTTCAGCTGAAGAACACTCTGCAG ATGTTCCTGATGGTGTTTCCTCTAAACATGGACTGCAGCTCCAGGATcatctccacataaagaaggaagaggaagaactgtGGGAAAGTCTGGAGGAAAAGCAGGAGACAGATATCACGGCTGTTACTGTGAAgactgaagatgaagaggaggaagctcagtgttctctgctacactggagacaaagtgaggagaacatcaaaggagaacctgcaacctgCTCAGCTAAACTCATGAAAGTTGAACCAAATGGAGACATCAGTGAAGGCCCAGAAGCAGCAAACACTTGTACacaaccagacagtgatggagagaAAACAGACTGCTCTGACACTGAAGACAGTGAGGATTGGAGGGAACCTTTGTCCCAGTCTGAAGCTCAGAGTGAACACATGGACATGAGCTGTGAGAGCTTTCAAACATCTGAGGTTAGGACTGAGAACAACACCAAAGCAACATCACACAACAGAGAGAAACCCTTTGATTGTGACGTGTGTGGGAAACGATTTATTAGCAGATCTGATCTGAAGGTCCACAcgagaattcacacaggagagaaaccttttggttgtgatgtttgcCAAAGACAATTTTCCCGTAAGTCGCATCTGAAGATGCACATGTTGACTCACACAAAGGAGAAACCCTATGTCTGCAATGTTTGTAATAAAGGATTTATTCAAAAGTTTAACCTGAATCGACACATGGGAATTCACACTAGAGCTAGGGTCACCAAACGACGGACCCCGGTCCGGGTCCAGACTCATAGGGGGAGCCATGTGGAACCAAATGGAGACGTCAGTGAAGGCCCAGAAGCTGCAAACACTTGTACacaaccagacagtgatggagaggAAACAGAAGACAGTGAGGATTGGAGGGAACCTTTGTCCCAGTCTGAAGCTCAGAGTGAACACATGGACATGAGCTGTGAGAGCTTTCAAACATCTGAG AGTTCACCATCCACCAGAGGGCGCTGTGTCAG CTGGATCGAGCGAATCGATCTGTCCCTCAAGCACGGCTCTGTAGCTTCAATGCGACGAGCCCTGCGGCACCCGTCCGCCACCGAGTCCATGATCCTCTTCCTGGCTGCGGCAGGGAAGCAACACAGTCACCCTCTGATTGCCACCCACCACAGTAGAGATCACACCCACACAG CTTTCTGGTGCCCGTCCCGGTTAAGGCTGCTCGTCCACTCGTAA